GTGGACAGGAAGCAGCTCTTGGTTAACAGGCTAAATACTGTCAGAAAGATAGATGCATCCCCTCACAGGAACTGGACATATACTTTTGTTGTATTTCGTTTTAGTTATTTTTGAGTTTTAGTCAGTTTTTAGTTGCCTTTCCATTTGGCTTTCAATACTGCCACATGTTTGACATCCATGAGTCCTGAGGTGACCGGTTGTACAGATAAAGTCTTTATTCTGCAAAACTGCatcatgagaaaaaaaaatgaggcgAGGGAAGCTAGAAAGAACCCCGAAGGCCCTGAAGGgactttatttatataacacaaGACATAGAACAGGTCCTTAAGTGGTGGAACCTGGTGGAAATTGGAGAAACAACAGGGGACACAGGAAAGGGAGGCACGGACTTTCAAGACTAACGAGGGACTGTCAGGATTCAGGTGTAGATAGTTACCAAATTAGGGTTGGGGATAATGAGCAGAACACAGCTGGAAAGAATTAAGAGGGTTCCGGAGCAACTGGAGATAGACAGGACAGGTTGTGACAGAGCCCCCTGCCCCAAGGTGTGCACTCTGAGCATGGGAGACACCCCCATGACTGAGATGGGACATACGGGACCAAAGACATGGCACACCAGACAGGGGACAGACGACACCATACAGGACTAGAGGGGCAGAATCACAGGACGGGGCACACAGCACAACTAGGGGCACAGAACCAGCAAGGGCAGGACGAGGGACCCAAAAGACAACAGGAGACACCAAAAACGCAACACCTGGACAGGGCAGACAGGTAGAGGGATAAAGAGGACAGGAACGGAGACATGGGAGGCTGAACAGAGGACACAGACTGAGGCCAAATAGTGGCATGAAAGGCTGCAGGACAGGGGATCAGGTGGGACTGGGGGGAGCATCCAGGGATTCCCCTGAACCTTGGGTAGGTGGACGACAAAGGTGGGATGTGAAAGGCTGAGGGTCTGGTCACAGGTGAGGTGGGACCCAGTGGAACAGTAAGACCACTGGGCCTTGGCAGGACAGCAGGATAGGCAGGTGCCAATGGAACAGCAGGACCAGGGGGCACTTTGCAGGACTGGAGGACAGCGGAGCCGGAGGGTGCGGAGGGGACAGGAGACCCGGATGGTGCGGAGGGGACAGGAGACCCGGAAGGTGCAGAGGGGACAGGAGAGCCGGAGGGTGCGGAGGGGACAGCAGGGCCGGAGCAGGGGCCGTCAGGTAAGCACGGTGCAGTTAGGGCCACAGACATGAGACCACTGGGGTTTCTTGTGGAACAGCAGGCGAGACACAGCAGCCCAGAGCAGTGTCATGATCAGAGGTTTGGTCTCACCTGGGTTAGACTCAGGTGGAACAGTGTCTTTTGGGTCAGGTTTGGGAGGCATGGCTGCTGCAGAACTGAGTGCGGGCAATGTGAGCCCTCTTGGGATGGAAGCCTAGAACTTTGGTGAAGAGGCCCTCTATAGGCTGGGGGTCTGGAACATGAGCAGAGCAGCCTGTTCTGGGCTGGGGGATGGAGCTTGGACTCTGGGGGTGCAGCAGAAACGAAGATCCCAGAGAAGCGGCTGCAGCCATCCTGGGCCAGGGTTCTGGAGGCTTGGGCATACCGAGGAATAAAATggacatatatataaataagtaAGAAAGTTTCATAAATAATGTGTATGTCATGTTATATATACCAGGCTGCAAATGTCTATATGCCATTTACACATCAGCAGGGACCCCTTGGGACTCACACATGGGATTGGATTCCCCCCTGTGACAATGACCTTGTAGAGTCAGAACCTGAGCTTTACATGTCATCTGAAAGACAGCACTACTTTTACAGCActgtgtccccatcactgcactgggatccacacagaccacaggatgggcttccctgttagccactgtgtccccatcactgcactgggatccacacagagcacAAGATGGGCTTCACTGTTAGCCActgtgtccccatcactgcactgggatccacacagagcacaagatgggcttccctgttagccactgtgtccccatcactgcactgggatccacaaaGAGCACAAGATGGGcttccctgttggccacaccaacatCTCTGCCAGGGAGCTCTGTCACAACCTGTCCTGTCTATCTCCAGTTGCTCCGGAACCCTCTTCATCATTCCCAgctggtctcccatccaagtactggccaggcccaaacctgcttaacTTCAGGTGGGTTATCTAGGCCCAACTGCAGGTTGTATGGCTGCTGACCGATGCAGGGCCGACCTGAACattctggaatttttttaaaaagcattttgcATAGGTGACAATATCATGCTTGGGTATAAAAGGAGAATTGATGAAAGGTTGAGTCATTTAGGAGGAAGGAAGAACTGAAGCTCGTCTCTTTGCTCAGAGCtgcatgataaaataaaccaacTAACTAATGCACCACTAGAAAGAATTTGCTGATTTTACCCAATGCGGTGCATAATGTTATTAAAAGATTTGAAATGAGTTACATAAACTGGAGAAATATCTATGTGTGAAGGAGAAGGTCAAAAACAGCGTTGAATGCCCATGGTCTTAGATTCCTTGGATGGCACTGCATTAATTGACATGTTTCTGTCAATTAGAGTCCAGGTGGACATTTAATGAAGAAGGGTTGCCAGGTGAGGCTCCAAGACTCCCCCTGCTGGGCTGAGGGAGTATGTGTCGAAATGCCAACATTTTCTGTGGAGGACGTAGAGTGATGAGACAGGAAGCACTTATTTATCAgatcatttatttagcagatgtttttatccaaagtgacatacatctTTGAGGAAGCCGGGTCTGACCAAGGACCCAACAGTGATCTCAGCCATTGAGTTCTATCCTGCTGAGCACAAAAAGCCGCCCGTTAGCCGCTGACACGGAGTTTGTTTTCAATGCCCAGTGGAAGTTTCCTGAAGGCCCCTGTGTCAGTTACAGAGCGATGCTTTATTTGGGTTACAGTGAAGCAGTGACAACCGAACCTAAACATGATCATCATTCAAGACATTAGAGGAATGAACAGTTAATGAAGCGTGTGGCAAATAGCAGAGTGAGGAGTGGAAGAGTGACTTTGAGCAGTGCCACGTGTCCAGGAAGTGCACTGTGCCAGACCAGTGTGTCAGAGTGAGAGCTTCTGGACCTTCAGAGCCAACACCGTGCTGTAGGATTCCTGTCCTGCTTCTGCTGAAGGATAAAAGAGGGGTGACACTGCCCAGCTGCACGGGGAGGATGGAGAATCATCTCAGGCACAAACACTGTGGAGGAGAGACACAGTGAACAAGGACAGGCGCGATAGTGCCTGGTACGCAATGCACTCCTGCAGTTTTGTTGTTCTGCAACAGAACCGATCAAAAACTGGAATCCTGGGAAGTTCTAAGCAAACTGAAACCTTTAAATATCTGCAAAAtgtgcacatatacatataactCTAAATAAATGCCTGCTTGGTGATTTTAGGCCACAGAGTTTCATCCCCGATAGAGTCATTTCGCCTGCTGTCCATTTTTGCTATTAATCATATTTCCATTAACTGGATCTTCAGCTGACCCCTGAACTGCAGGGTGTCTGTCACTGGCTGCTGGCTTCAGCATCTAGGAGAAGAACCACAAGATATTATGTAGACACACGTTATTAAAAAAGGTCTTTGGTTCCCTGAGCTCCTTATAAGAGACTCACCATCAGAGTATCATAGTCAGGTGACTGGTTATTCACATCTAGAGCTGCATAAGTGTCACTGTGAGAATTGGTAGGACGTCTCTGTGGAGgcaaaatgttacattaaagGGTTTTACTTTGTATTTGCATTAACTTAGATTTGATCCAGAATGACTATTTTATCCATTTCTGATATTTAACTGGAGAAATTCAGGTTTAATTCCTCATTAAAGGGTGCTACGCTGGGACCCTGACTACTGACTACTACAGGTCACTGACACAAGTATTCGACTACAAGTCACTGACTACAAGTAATAGAGGATGTACAAATCACAGGTTtcctttttatttacatttttatactgCTGAAAACTGTTTTGGAATTGAGGTCTGTACATGGTGATTCGGGTTTATGGGCTTGTAGTCCGACATACACTCCGACTGGAGGAGCTGACTGTTAATAGACCAGCAGTTTGGTTATTCTATAAACATGGTCTTGTTGCTGTTACACTGAAGACCCTACATTACAGTCATTTTACCTGAGCTCCTTCTCTCCTGTGACCTTCCTCACTCAGTAAACCAGTCTTCCTCCTAATAGACACAGTACCAAGGAGACCTTGAGTAGGAACATGGTACATGGACAAGGTAATGTGTAATAGATGTGTCCCAAGCAGTGATGTGCAAAAGCAGCCAATACAATTATGCTAATTATTACAGCTACAACAGCCAGTAGTGTCAAAGACTGGGATGGGGGGTTACCATGGTGACAAAGGGGTCACGTTGAGTACTGAGGGAGctctgctaaccagctaactGGAGCccagttaggctaactggttAGAGGTGGTGAGCTGTGAGGATACAGGGAAGGGAAAACAGCGAGAActggagagagaaggggggctcttggggtggggggggcagctgaggGCAGGCATCACCCTGGGTTTCTGCTTGGTACACTGGCTTTGCTTATGTTAATTTAGGGGCTTCTTTGGTGACATATGTGTGCTTGTGTCGATGAGCATGATGATCACAGAGAGGATGATGGGAAGCCAGATACCCGAGTCTCGGAATAAACTGTAAAATCAATCAATGACAAATATcacaaatcattttaaaaaccaTACATTATTTTACAGTgaatgaataataaaacactCACCTCATTATGCAGATTGTTACAGCTAAAACAGCCAGTAGTATCCCCAGACACACTAGTATCACTGTCATCAGGTTACTTCCAGCTGAAAAGGCACAAGCACATTGTAATAAGGGAATCCAGTGTAAATATGTGCCGTATCAATAAAACGTGCATGTTAATCAAGCcaacgtgtgttttttttaatcatggaCATTTTATTCTTCTGCCTTAATCTAAGTAACTGTTACTCCTAATTCTGTTTTTATGGGTATTTCTATGCATTTTTGAGCATTTTGGACAAAATTTTGAGAATGTTGTTGATTTCCAGGATCAGACTACATACTCACATTGAATATTAAGTATAATGGTATTGGACACAACCCCTCTGTCTCCTTTCAATGCACAGGAGTAATTTCCAGAGTGATTATAGGAGATGGGGTTGAAGTGAATTGTGGGCAGTGTGTCTGTGATCTGCTGGTTGTCCTTAAACCAggtgaattctgattggctgagagagcAACTCTCTGAACCACATGTCAGATTCACAGAGTCTCCTTCTGCCAATAATCCCTTTCCAGCAGATGAGGTCACCATCGCCTTTAATTCTGAAATCATACCCAGAAGAACCACCAATAGGGTTTTTCTGCATTACTGCGTGAGGTATTTCTGTCACAGACTCTAACAACATAGCAAACCCTAAAGCTGTAAATCAGCATTATTGTTCAGAGCCACATGTTATGCACTGAATCACAGTAGCTTCTCACTGCTATAATCTCCTTGCTGCTACACATGTTCTTCTCAGAGCTGCTATTCTCCTGTTCATTAATGAGCCCCGTCAGCAGTATCTGACTCAGTAATTTCTAAATGAAAATAAGCATAGAATACAAACATTCTGGTTATGCTGTGTGATACAAAAATAAGGTGAAAGTGCCGGACAGTACAGACTCACCACCGACTCGCAGTTCTACTCCAGGCTGAGCACACAGTTCACACCTATTAGCTGTGAAACTGAATCTATACAGTCCAGCATCAGTGTCTGTAATGTTCTTTATCATTAATGTACAGTTGTTCTCTGTGTTCCCCAAGACCTCTGCTCTGTCTCTGTACTCAGCACCAATGTTCATTTTATAACTGTTACTGTGCCAGACATATGATTTTCCAGCACAGTCCTCAGTATTATGGCTCCACATCATCGACTCCACTCTGTATGACTCTGGATGATTAAATCGACAGCGAATGACCACAGTCGATCCTCTCACTGCACACAGGGTTTTCGCTGCATAATCTACAGACCATGCACCACCTAGAACCcacaaaacacaatgaaaagTTATTTCAGTCTTGTTTGCTTCATTAAGTAAGAAAGAGAAGAGAAACTGTTTTTAATAGTTGGGCACCGTATCTCATTTCTTTCATTGGCGGGGCACCTGGAGAGCAGAGTGACCTATTGTGTGACGTGTGCATCCCCCAATGTACAATGGTTGACTGTGCACGATGAAAAGGTCTACATCCCCGATTAAGATCATTTGACTAGTGTTTTGTCGAGTACAGGTAGAAGCTAGGAATCACATGTTCTTACACATAGGGATACCAAGAGGGTACATAATGTCCTCTGCTTTTCTCACAAGTACCAGACACTGTTTTTAATAGTGGGGCACCGTATCTCATTTCCTTCACTGGCAGGGCACTCAGTACTCAGTAATTTCTAAATGAAAGTAAGCATAGAATACAAACATTCTGGTTATGCTGTGTGATACAAAAATAAGGTGAAAGTGCCGGACAGTACAGACTCACCACCGACTCGCAGTTCTACTCCAGGCTGAGCGCACAGTTCACACCCATCAGCTGGGAAACTGAATCTATACAATCCAGCATCAGTGTCTGTAATGTTCTTTATCATTAATGTATAGTTGTTCTCTGTGTTCCCTAAGAACTCTGCCCTGTCTCTGTACTCAGCACTAATGTTCATTTTATAACTGTTACTGTGCCAGACATATGATTTTCCAGCACAGTCCTCAGTATTATGGCTCCACATCATCGACTCCACTCTGTATGACTCTGGATGATTAAATCGACAGTGAATGACCACAGACGATCCTCTCACTCCACACAGGGTTTTCTCTGCATAATCTACAGACCATGCACCACCTAGAACCcacaaaatgcaatgaaaagTTATTTCAGTCTTGTTTGCTTCATTAAGTAAGAAAGAGAAGAGAAACTGTTTTTAATAGTTGGGCACCGTATCTCATTTCTTTCATTGGCGGGGCACCTGGAGAGCAGAGTGACCTATTGTGTGACGTGTGCATCCCCCAATGTACAATGGTTGACTGTGCACGATGAAAAGGTCTACATCCCCGATTAAGATCATTTGACTAGTGTTTTGTCGAGTACAGGTAGAAGCTAGGAATCACATGTTCTTACACATAGGGATACCAAGAGGGTACACAATGTCCTCTGCTTTTCTCACAAGTACCAGA
The nucleotide sequence above comes from Paramormyrops kingsleyae isolate MSU_618 chromosome 3, PKINGS_0.4, whole genome shotgun sequence. Encoded proteins:
- the LOC111846171 gene encoding sialoadhesin-like: MEAGDSLTFWVLAVLVLPGVMSRKWAVWYPENPVCAVRGSTVVIPCGYDYPEGFKVETFMWCHNDNDCRDTQYVCHSNNDHVSSQYENKAKCLGDKEKNCALQIMDITDADTGVYRFRFITDKTDGKWTGDPGVTLKVDGGAWSVDYAEKTLCGVRGSSVVIHCRFNHPESYRVESMMWSHNTEDCAGKSYVWHSNSYKMNISAEYRDRAEFLGNTENNYTLMIKNITDTDAGLYRFSFPADGCELCAQPGVELRVGGGAWSVDYAAKTLCAVRGSTVVIRCRFNHPESYRVESMMWSHNTEDCAGKSYVWHSNSYKMNIGAEYRDRAEVLGNTENNCTLMIKNITDTDAGLYRFSFTANRCELCAQPGVELRVGELKAMVTSSAGKGLLAEGDSVNLTCGSESCSLSQSEFTWFKDNQQITDTLPTIHFNPISYNHSGNYSCALKGDRGVVSNTIILNIQSGSNLMTVILVCLGILLAVLAVTICIMRRKTGLLSEEGHRREGAQRRPTNSHSDTYAALDVNNQSPDYDTLMMLKPAASDRHSAVQESAEDPVNGNMINSENGQQAK